One part of the Xylanimonas allomyrinae genome encodes these proteins:
- a CDS encoding exodeoxyribonuclease III: MGEWLDQRAPDVLLLQEVRAPDAVLNEVLDGWHVAHQASDIKGRAGVAVASRLPVRAVRVGLEAHGPHEGPEPAVDTGRWVEADIEVPGAPGGELLTVVSAYIHSGSTWPEDNPVKMIEKYAYLEKVTSRLAELGAAPAPALVAGDLNIAHHNVDIANWKGNLKNAGFLPQERAYLDRWFGELGWTDLGRAHGGEGPGPYTWWSWRGQAFVNDKGWRIDYQLANPALAPRAVKVEVDRAESYEARWSDHAPVVVTYDL; the protein is encoded by the coding sequence GGAGTGGCTGGACCAGCGCGCCCCCGACGTCCTGCTGCTGCAAGAGGTCCGCGCCCCCGACGCCGTGCTGAACGAGGTGCTCGACGGGTGGCATGTCGCGCACCAGGCGAGCGACATCAAGGGGCGTGCGGGCGTCGCGGTCGCCTCCCGCCTGCCGGTGCGCGCGGTGCGCGTCGGGCTCGAGGCCCACGGCCCGCACGAGGGACCCGAGCCCGCGGTCGACACGGGCCGGTGGGTCGAGGCGGACATCGAGGTGCCCGGTGCGCCCGGCGGGGAGCTGCTGACCGTGGTGAGCGCTTACATCCACTCGGGGTCGACCTGGCCCGAGGACAACCCGGTCAAGATGATCGAGAAGTACGCGTACCTGGAGAAGGTCACCTCGCGCCTTGCCGAGCTCGGTGCTGCGCCGGCCCCCGCGCTCGTGGCCGGCGACCTCAACATCGCTCACCACAACGTCGACATCGCCAACTGGAAGGGCAACCTCAAGAACGCCGGGTTCCTGCCCCAGGAGCGCGCCTACCTCGATCGCTGGTTCGGCGAGCTCGGCTGGACGGACCTCGGCCGCGCCCACGGCGGCGAGGGTCCCGGCCCGTACACGTGGTGGTCGTGGCGGGGCCAGGCGTTCGTCAACGACAAGGGGTGGCGTATCGACTACCAGCTCGCCAACCCGGCGCTCGCGCCGCGGGCGGTCAAGGTCGAGGTCGACCGGGCGGAGTCGTACGAGGCGCGGTGGAGCGATCACGCCCCGGTGGTGGTGACCTACGACCTGTGA
- the galK gene encoding galactokinase: MPAPQWLPAWKRDEGARRVLALFARTFHDDGETGPLPGTPDGVWSAPGRVNLIGEHTDYNAGLSLPTALPHRTYVALRRRADDVVRIVSEQTDEPWTIRLADVRPGELHGWGTYVAGVAWALRQAGHDVRGFDAVVDSCVPFGASLSSSAAIECAFAVALDDTFGLGLGADDAGRAQLVAAARRAENEIAGAPTGGLDQSASLLCADGQALLLDFRPGLAPGDFAQPVPFDLAAAGLALLVIDTRAPHQLVDGQYAERRASCETAAELLGVGSLREVTPSDLDAALDDLAPHDHENTLRRRVRHVVTETARTAELVALVREGLGADGVPDEEAVARVGRLLNASHASLRDDYEVTVRETDLAVDASLAAGAVGARMTGGGFGGSTIALVRTSEVDAVATAVATAFAQAGLTAPAFVAAPPSDAAGRDA; encoded by the coding sequence ATGCCCGCACCCCAGTGGCTGCCCGCCTGGAAACGTGACGAGGGCGCCCGGCGCGTGCTCGCCCTGTTCGCTCGAACGTTCCACGACGACGGCGAGACCGGTCCCCTGCCGGGCACCCCCGACGGCGTCTGGTCGGCCCCCGGCCGTGTCAACCTCATCGGCGAGCACACCGACTACAACGCGGGCCTGAGCCTGCCGACCGCGCTGCCGCACCGCACCTACGTCGCGCTGCGCCGCCGTGCCGACGACGTCGTGCGCATCGTCTCCGAGCAGACCGACGAGCCGTGGACCATCCGGCTCGCCGACGTCCGTCCCGGAGAGCTGCACGGCTGGGGCACCTACGTCGCGGGGGTCGCCTGGGCGCTGCGTCAGGCGGGGCACGACGTGCGCGGCTTCGACGCCGTGGTCGACTCGTGCGTGCCCTTCGGCGCGTCGCTGTCGAGCTCTGCGGCCATCGAGTGCGCGTTCGCCGTCGCGCTCGACGACACGTTCGGCCTCGGCCTGGGCGCCGACGACGCCGGGCGGGCGCAGCTCGTCGCGGCCGCCCGCCGCGCCGAGAACGAGATCGCGGGCGCCCCCACGGGCGGTCTCGACCAGTCGGCCTCGCTGCTGTGCGCCGACGGCCAGGCCCTGCTGCTGGACTTCCGCCCCGGCCTCGCCCCGGGCGACTTCGCCCAGCCCGTCCCGTTCGACCTCGCGGCGGCCGGGCTCGCCCTGCTCGTGATCGACACGCGCGCCCCGCACCAGCTCGTCGACGGGCAGTACGCCGAACGCCGTGCCTCGTGCGAGACGGCCGCGGAGCTGCTCGGCGTCGGCTCGCTGCGCGAGGTGACGCCGTCCGACCTCGACGCGGCCCTGGACGACCTCGCGCCGCACGACCACGAGAACACGCTGCGCCGTCGCGTGCGGCACGTCGTCACCGAGACGGCCCGCACGGCCGAGCTCGTCGCGCTCGTGCGCGAGGGCCTCGGTGCGGACGGCGTGCCCGACGAGGAGGCCGTCGCCCGGGTGGGCCGGCTTCTCAACGCGTCGCACGCCTCGTTGCGCGACGACTACGAGGTCACGGTGCGCGAGACGGACCTCGCCGTCGACGCGTCGCTCGCCGCGGGGGCCGTCGGGGCGCGCATGACGGGTGGCGGGTTCGGCGGATCGACCATCGCCCTGGTCCGGACGTCCGAGGTCGACGCCGTCGCGACCGCGGTGGCGACGGCATTCGCGCAGGCAGGCCTGACGGCTCCCGCGTTCGTCGCGGCCCCGCCGTCGGACGCCGCGGGTCGCGACGCCTGA
- a CDS encoding VanZ family protein, whose protein sequence is MSGTPRRGHDTVADGARRVTPRLTVLFAIYLALLVWTVLWKLDVPWTGTTQRTVKLVPFVASGGHGASQPFEVAMNLLLFVPAGLYLGLLAPAWRWWKVIGAVAGASLGLETAQFVLAVGSSDVTDVVANTAGGLAGLCLLALARRRLGRRTATVLVRACAVATVLALLASAAFVASPVRLGGPPPGGMREPGIRAVRDGVRHDARSTSSTGRPSTSQPSTSRPSPESAPGRNRAGSPRAASPVAAVVPSGPVRAVSPATP, encoded by the coding sequence GTGAGCGGCACCCCGCGGCGCGGGCACGACACGGTCGCCGACGGCGCGCGCCGGGTCACGCCGCGGCTCACCGTGCTGTTCGCGATCTACCTCGCCCTGCTGGTGTGGACCGTGCTGTGGAAGCTCGACGTCCCGTGGACGGGCACCACGCAGCGCACCGTCAAGCTCGTGCCGTTCGTCGCCTCGGGCGGGCACGGTGCCAGCCAGCCCTTCGAGGTCGCGATGAACCTGCTCCTCTTCGTCCCCGCCGGGCTGTACCTCGGGCTCCTCGCGCCGGCGTGGCGGTGGTGGAAGGTCATCGGGGCGGTCGCGGGCGCAAGCCTGGGCCTTGAGACCGCCCAGTTCGTCCTGGCCGTCGGGAGCTCCGACGTCACCGACGTCGTCGCCAACACCGCCGGAGGGCTGGCGGGGCTCTGCCTGCTCGCCCTGGCACGACGGCGGCTCGGCAGGCGGACGGCGACGGTCCTCGTGCGCGCCTGCGCCGTCGCGACAGTGCTGGCCCTGCTCGCGAGCGCCGCCTTCGTCGCCTCCCCCGTCCGCCTCGGGGGACCGCCGCCGGGCGGGATGCGCGAGCCCGGCATCCGGGCCGTGCGCGACGGCGTCCGCCACGACGCGCGATCGACGAGCAGCACGGGCCGACCCAGCACGAGCCAGCCCAGCACGAGCCGGCCCAGCCCGGAGTCGGCGCCGGGCCGGAATCGCGCAGGCTCTCCGAGGGCGGCATCCCCGGTCGCCGCGGTCGTGCCGAGCGGACCGGTGCGGGCGGTCTCACCCGCGACTCCCTAG
- a CDS encoding D-alanyl-D-alanine carboxypeptidase family protein, whose translation MSTREHARRPARRPRWALLVAGVAGAVLAGAFAYHAVVTPPLAAASAEAASSAAAVAPDAVASGPPDAVASGPPDATGDAPAASAPGRDRRPALGETGGTGGLSVLDDGEATVTRLHPALLTALRAAATDAAGDDVTITVTSGWRSAEQQEQLLHQAITQYGSAAAAARWVATPQTSAHVSGDAVDVAGAGATAWLTRHGAAYGLCQIYANESWHYELRPQAAVNGCPAMYADPTQDPRMQQ comes from the coding sequence ATGTCCACCAGAGAACACGCACGACGACCGGCCCGCCGCCCGCGCTGGGCGCTCCTGGTTGCGGGTGTCGCAGGCGCGGTGCTCGCCGGGGCGTTCGCGTACCACGCCGTCGTGACCCCGCCGCTCGCCGCGGCGTCGGCCGAAGCAGCCTCGTCCGCAGCCGCGGTCGCACCCGACGCCGTCGCGTCCGGGCCCCCCGACGCCGTCGCGTCCGGGCCCCCCGACGCCACCGGCGACGCGCCCGCGGCGTCCGCACCCGGCCGCGACCGGCGTCCCGCGCTCGGCGAGACCGGCGGCACGGGCGGGCTGTCGGTCCTCGACGACGGCGAGGCGACCGTGACCCGCCTGCACCCCGCGCTGCTCACCGCCCTGCGCGCGGCCGCGACCGACGCGGCGGGCGACGACGTCACGATCACCGTGACCAGCGGGTGGCGTTCCGCCGAGCAGCAGGAACAGCTTCTCCACCAGGCGATCACGCAGTACGGTTCGGCGGCGGCCGCCGCCCGCTGGGTCGCCACCCCGCAGACGTCCGCGCACGTGTCCGGGGACGCCGTCGACGTCGCGGGTGCGGGCGCCACCGCCTGGCTGACCCGGCACGGGGCCGCGTACGGCCTGTGCCAGATCTACGCCAACGAGTCCTGGCACTACGAGCTTCGCCCGCAGGCCGCCGTCAACGGCTGCCCCGCGATGTACGCCGACCCGACGCAGGACCCGAGGATGCAGCAGTGA
- a CDS encoding response regulator transcription factor — protein MRVLIVEDEPELADAVRDGLRLEAIAADVAGDGDTALELLAVTTYDIAVLDRDIPGPSGDEIARRIVASGSGTPILMLTAADRIDDKATGFELGADDYLTKPFELRELVLRLRALDRRRGYHRPPVQEIAGLRLDPFRREVYRDGRYVALTRKQFAVLEVLVAAQGGVVSAEELLERAWDENADPFTNAVRITVSALRKRLGEPWLIATVAGVGYRIDTGPDGERRG, from the coding sequence ATGCGCGTGCTGATCGTCGAGGACGAACCCGAGCTCGCCGACGCCGTGCGTGACGGTCTGCGCCTGGAGGCGATCGCGGCCGACGTCGCGGGCGACGGGGACACGGCCCTGGAGCTGCTGGCCGTCACCACCTACGACATCGCCGTCCTGGACCGTGACATCCCCGGTCCCTCCGGCGACGAGATCGCCAGGCGCATCGTGGCCTCGGGCAGCGGGACGCCGATCCTCATGCTGACCGCGGCCGACCGGATCGACGACAAGGCCACCGGCTTCGAGCTGGGCGCCGACGACTACCTCACCAAGCCGTTCGAGCTGCGCGAGCTCGTGCTGCGGCTGCGCGCCCTCGACCGGCGGCGCGGCTACCACCGGCCGCCCGTCCAGGAGATCGCGGGCCTGCGCCTCGACCCGTTCCGCCGTGAGGTGTACCGCGACGGCCGGTACGTCGCGCTCACGCGCAAGCAGTTCGCCGTGCTCGAGGTGCTGGTCGCCGCGCAGGGTGGCGTGGTCAGTGCCGAGGAGCTGCTGGAACGGGCGTGGGACGAGAACGCCGACCCGTTCACGAACGCCGTCCGCATCACCGTCTCCGCGCTGCGCAAGCGGCTCGGCGAGCCGTGGCTGATCGCCACGGTGGCCGGCGTCGGCTACCGGATCGACACGGGACCCGACGGCGAGCGCCGTGGATAG
- a CDS encoding sensor histidine kinase — protein sequence MDRAPGTSVRTRLAFSYAGFLMVAGVLLIAVVWVFLLRYVPDEAVRLPARPARSLAGSPGNPGLFIPGRYDLWRAFAPKAALALAALLVLGLVGGWFLAGRMLAPLNRITAATRAAGSGSLSHRIRLPGRRDEFRELADAFDGMLAQIEAHVAEQRRFAANASHELRTPLAIARTLIEVARNDPDRDVDELLARLLAVNQRATDLTEALLVLSRADQGTFTRETVDLSLLAEEATETLLPFAERRGLTVETSGDVALTVGSPALLLQLATNLVHNAIVHNTTGHGGVWVTTSTGPQVVRLTVENTGDVLAPELVATLAEPFRRGTDRVRSDHAGVGLGLAIATSIARAHGGSLDLAPRDGGGLRVTVRLPAAGGGVPAPRPDRAHGSAGHP from the coding sequence GTGGATAGGGCGCCCGGCACGAGCGTCCGCACGCGGCTCGCGTTCAGCTACGCCGGGTTCCTCATGGTCGCGGGCGTCCTGCTCATCGCGGTCGTGTGGGTGTTCCTCCTGCGGTACGTGCCCGACGAGGCGGTCCGGCTCCCCGCGCGACCCGCACGGTCGCTGGCCGGCTCGCCCGGGAACCCCGGTCTGTTCATCCCCGGCCGGTACGACCTGTGGCGCGCCTTCGCCCCCAAGGCGGCGCTCGCGCTGGCGGCTCTCCTCGTGCTCGGGCTGGTGGGCGGGTGGTTCCTCGCCGGGCGGATGCTCGCGCCACTGAACCGCATCACCGCTGCGACACGCGCCGCCGGGAGCGGGTCGCTCTCCCACCGGATCCGGCTGCCGGGCCGCAGGGACGAGTTCCGCGAGCTCGCCGACGCGTTCGACGGCATGCTCGCCCAGATCGAGGCCCACGTGGCCGAGCAGCGGAGGTTCGCCGCGAACGCCTCGCACGAGCTGCGCACCCCGCTGGCCATCGCACGGACGCTCATCGAGGTGGCCCGCAACGACCCGGACCGCGACGTCGACGAGCTTCTCGCGCGCCTGCTCGCCGTCAACCAGCGGGCCACCGACCTGACCGAGGCCCTGCTCGTGCTCAGCCGCGCCGACCAGGGCACCTTCACGCGCGAGACCGTCGACCTGTCCCTGCTCGCGGAGGAGGCGACCGAGACCCTCCTGCCGTTCGCGGAACGGCGCGGCCTGACCGTCGAGACCTCGGGCGACGTCGCGCTCACCGTCGGTTCGCCCGCGCTCCTTCTGCAGCTGGCCACGAACCTGGTGCACAACGCGATCGTCCACAACACCACCGGGCACGGCGGCGTGTGGGTGACCACGAGCACCGGCCCCCAGGTCGTCCGGCTCACGGTCGAGAACACGGGCGACGTCCTCGCCCCCGAGCTCGTCGCCACGCTCGCCGAGCCGTTCCGGCGCGGCACCGACCGCGTCCGCTCCGACCATGCCGGCGTCGGGCTCGGGTTGGCGATCGCGACCAGCATCGCGCGGGCGCACGGCGGGAGCCTCGATCTCGCCCCGCGCGACGGCGGCGGCCTGCGCGTCACGGTGCGGCTGCCGGCCGCCGGAGGAGGGGTTCCGGCGCCCCGCCCCGATCGCGCCCACGGCAGTGCGGGGCATCCGTAG
- a CDS encoding Mrp/NBP35 family ATP-binding protein, which translates to MTTLADRVREALATVVDPEIRRPITELDMVRSVDVSAETDGAARVRVGVDLTVAGCPLQSTIVRDVTAAVEALDGVAGVDVDLGVMTADQRAALRSRLRGGDGDPVIPFSQPGSLTKVYAIASGKGGVGKSSVTANLAVALAAEGLNVGVVDADIYGFSIPRMLGVDRPPTRVDSMLLPPIAHGVKVVSIGMFVPAGQPVVWRGPMLHRALEQFLADVFWGDLDVLLLDLPPGTGDIAISVAQLLPGSQIVVVTTPQAAAAEVAARAGSIAVQTHQGVVGVVENMSWLEQPDGTRLEVFGSGGGERVARSLGEALGTDVPLLGQVPLDVAVREAGDDGTPAVLAAPDSPGARVLRDVARSLAAHKRGLAGRRLDVSPARP; encoded by the coding sequence ATGACCACCCTCGCCGACCGGGTCCGCGAGGCCCTCGCCACCGTCGTCGACCCCGAGATCCGCCGTCCGATCACCGAGCTGGACATGGTGCGCTCGGTCGACGTCTCCGCAGAGACCGACGGCGCGGCACGGGTGCGCGTCGGCGTCGACCTGACCGTCGCGGGCTGCCCGCTCCAGTCGACCATCGTGCGTGACGTCACCGCGGCCGTCGAGGCGCTCGACGGCGTCGCGGGCGTCGACGTGGACCTCGGCGTCATGACCGCCGACCAGCGTGCGGCGCTGCGCTCGCGGCTGCGCGGCGGCGACGGCGACCCCGTCATCCCGTTCTCCCAGCCCGGCTCGCTCACCAAGGTCTACGCGATCGCCTCGGGCAAGGGCGGCGTCGGCAAGTCGTCGGTCACGGCCAACCTCGCCGTCGCGCTCGCCGCCGAGGGGCTCAACGTGGGCGTCGTCGACGCCGACATCTACGGCTTCTCGATCCCGCGCATGCTGGGCGTGGACCGCCCGCCCACGCGGGTCGACTCGATGCTGCTGCCGCCCATCGCGCACGGCGTCAAGGTCGTGTCGATCGGCATGTTCGTCCCTGCCGGGCAGCCCGTCGTGTGGCGAGGCCCGATGCTGCACCGCGCGCTCGAGCAGTTCCTCGCGGACGTCTTCTGGGGTGACCTCGACGTGCTGCTGCTCGACCTGCCGCCCGGCACCGGCGACATCGCGATCTCGGTGGCGCAGCTGCTGCCCGGCTCGCAGATCGTCGTCGTGACGACGCCGCAGGCCGCCGCCGCCGAGGTCGCCGCGCGCGCCGGGTCGATCGCGGTGCAGACCCACCAGGGCGTGGTCGGCGTCGTCGAGAACATGTCGTGGCTCGAACAGCCCGACGGGACGCGCCTGGAGGTCTTCGGCTCGGGTGGCGGGGAGCGCGTCGCGCGCTCGCTCGGCGAGGCGCTCGGCACGGACGTGCCGCTGCTGGGCCAGGTGCCGCTCGACGTCGCCGTCCGCGAGGCCGGCGACGACGGCACGCCCGCCGTGCTCGCCGCCCCCGACTCGCCGGGGGCGCGCGTGCTGCGCGACGTCGCCCGCTCGCTCGCCGCCCACAAGCGCGGGCTCGCGGGACGGCGGCTCGACGTCAGCCCGGCGCGGCCCTGA
- a CDS encoding DUF1003 domain-containing protein, whose product MADRLDTPKEARRTLWRRPRLDQDAVGKATEAIARFLGTPRFLIWLTVFCAIWLAWNSLGPPALRFDKAENGFTALTLMLSLQASYAAPLILLAQNRQDDRDRVTAEQDRQRAERNLADTEYLAREMAALRLALSEVATRDFVRSEIRNLLEGLEDLEVQRATAPESTPAPAQPSPGTSPAP is encoded by the coding sequence GTGGCTGACCGGCTCGACACCCCGAAGGAGGCCCGCCGCACGCTCTGGCGCCGCCCCCGCCTGGACCAGGACGCCGTCGGCAAGGCCACCGAGGCCATCGCCCGGTTCCTGGGCACGCCCCGGTTCCTCATCTGGCTGACCGTCTTCTGCGCGATCTGGCTCGCGTGGAACTCCCTGGGTCCGCCCGCGCTGCGCTTCGACAAGGCGGAGAACGGCTTCACGGCGCTGACCCTCATGCTGTCGCTCCAGGCCAGCTACGCCGCGCCCCTCATCCTGCTCGCACAGAACCGGCAGGACGACCGCGACCGCGTCACCGCCGAGCAGGACCGCCAGCGGGCCGAACGCAACCTCGCCGACACCGAGTACCTGGCCCGCGAGATGGCGGCGCTGCGCCTGGCGCTGTCCGAGGTCGCGACGCGCGACTTCGTCCGCTCGGAGATCCGCAACCTCCTCGAAGGACTCGAGGACCTCGAGGTGCAGCGGGCGACCGCCCCCGAGAGCACCCCCGCGCCGGCCCAGCCCAGCCCCGGCACGTCACCCGCCCCGTAG
- a CDS encoding magnesium transporter MgtE N-terminal domain-containing protein yields the protein MSTASRVFVARLAGTSVFDPIGDQVGRVRDVVVLVRAKGAPRAVGLVVEVPGRRRVFLPMTRVTSIDAGQVISTGLVNLRRFEQRAMESLVLGELLDRTVTLRDGSGAVVVEDVAIARQRNGDWLVDQLFVRRREPGRSTLGLRRRGATLVVGVDAVSTLAADGSGQGAAALLEAYEDLRPADLADVLHELGGTRRLEVAAALDNERLADVLEELPEDDQVAILSGLETARAADVLEAMEPDDAADLLHELPDAQAARLLELMEPDEAKDVRRLLAYDEDTAGGMMTTEPVVLGPETTIAAALAQIRKQDLPPALASVVFVVRPPLETPTGRFLGVAHFQRLLREPPHAAVGSVVETDTEWLTADAPLGRVTRLLAAYDLLALPVLDDEKRLLGAVSVDDVLDHLLPDDWRESHDEGLAEPERTETVVPRG from the coding sequence GTGAGCACCGCCAGCCGCGTGTTCGTCGCCCGCCTCGCCGGGACCTCGGTCTTCGACCCGATCGGTGACCAGGTCGGACGGGTGCGCGACGTCGTCGTCCTCGTCCGCGCCAAGGGCGCGCCCCGCGCCGTCGGGCTTGTCGTCGAGGTGCCCGGCCGACGGCGGGTCTTCCTGCCCATGACCCGGGTGACCAGCATCGACGCCGGCCAGGTGATCTCGACCGGCCTGGTCAACCTGCGGCGTTTCGAGCAGCGCGCGATGGAGTCGCTCGTGCTGGGCGAGCTGCTCGACCGCACCGTGACGCTGCGCGACGGCTCGGGCGCCGTCGTCGTCGAGGACGTCGCCATCGCCCGGCAGCGCAACGGCGACTGGCTCGTGGACCAGCTCTTCGTGCGCCGCCGCGAACCGGGCCGGTCGACGCTCGGCCTGCGGCGGCGCGGGGCGACGCTCGTCGTCGGCGTCGACGCCGTCTCGACGCTCGCGGCCGACGGGTCCGGCCAGGGCGCCGCCGCCCTGCTGGAGGCGTACGAGGACCTGCGGCCCGCGGACCTGGCCGACGTCCTGCACGAGCTGGGAGGCACGCGCCGCCTGGAGGTCGCGGCCGCGCTCGACAACGAGCGTCTCGCCGACGTGCTCGAGGAGCTTCCCGAGGACGACCAGGTCGCCATCCTCTCGGGCCTGGAGACTGCCCGCGCCGCCGACGTCCTGGAAGCGATGGAACCCGACGACGCCGCCGACCTGCTGCACGAGCTGCCCGACGCGCAGGCCGCGCGCCTGCTCGAGCTCATGGAACCCGACGAGGCGAAGGACGTGCGGCGCCTGCTCGCGTACGACGAGGACACCGCGGGCGGCATGATGACGACCGAGCCCGTCGTGCTCGGCCCCGAGACGACGATCGCGGCCGCGCTCGCCCAGATCCGCAAGCAGGACCTGCCGCCCGCGCTCGCGTCGGTCGTGTTCGTGGTGCGGCCCCCGCTCGAGACGCCCACCGGCCGGTTCCTCGGCGTCGCGCACTTCCAGCGGCTGCTGCGCGAGCCTCCGCACGCCGCCGTCGGCTCGGTCGTCGAGACCGACACCGAATGGCTGACCGCCGACGCGCCGCTCGGCCGCGTCACACGCCTGCTCGCCGCCTACGACCTGCTCGCCCTGCCGGTGCTCGACGACGAGAAGCGGCTGCTGGGCGCCGTCTCGGTCGACGACGTGCTCGACCACCTGCTGCCCGACGACTGGCGCGAGTCGCACGACGAGGGCCTCGCCGAACCCGAGCGCACGGAGACGGTGGTGCCCCGTGGCTGA
- a CDS encoding general stress protein has protein sequence MSFSRQQPVPRVPTPPQGDEVAAYPTYLEAQQAVDYLSDHKFPVQAVTIVGTDLKMVERVTGRLSYGRVAIAGAGSGAWFGLFVGLLFTLFGSGGVASGFAFISIALGAGFGLLFSVLSYAVTGGRRDFTSQSQIVATTYAILCAAESAGEARSLLMRSPNGLGKARAGAGAAAAPVPGATGAPVPAPQPARAPDPRWTTPTGEPRYGAMLPTAAPATPPAEPAQPAPQQAPAPQQAPQQAQQQPPSDQQSVTPPTDPYAPPPQDPRRQP, from the coding sequence ATGAGCTTCAGTCGTCAGCAGCCGGTGCCACGCGTGCCCACCCCGCCCCAGGGTGACGAGGTCGCCGCCTATCCGACGTACCTGGAGGCGCAGCAGGCCGTCGACTACCTGTCCGACCACAAGTTCCCGGTGCAGGCCGTCACGATCGTCGGCACCGACCTCAAGATGGTCGAGCGGGTCACGGGGCGCCTGAGCTACGGGCGGGTCGCGATCGCCGGCGCGGGCTCGGGTGCGTGGTTCGGCCTGTTCGTGGGGCTGCTGTTCACGCTGTTCGGCAGCGGGGGAGTGGCCAGCGGGTTCGCGTTCATCAGCATCGCGCTGGGCGCCGGGTTCGGGCTCCTGTTCTCCGTGCTGTCCTACGCAGTGACGGGCGGGCGGCGTGACTTCACGTCGCAGTCGCAGATCGTCGCGACGACGTACGCGATCCTGTGCGCGGCCGAGTCGGCCGGCGAGGCGCGCTCTTTGCTCATGCGGTCCCCGAACGGGCTGGGCAAGGCCCGCGCGGGTGCGGGCGCCGCGGCGGCGCCGGTCCCCGGCGCCACGGGCGCGCCCGTTCCGGCACCGCAGCCGGCCCGCGCACCGGATCCCCGCTGGACCACCCCGACGGGCGAGCCCCGCTACGGCGCGATGCTCCCGACGGCGGCACCGGCGACGCCCCCTGCGGAGCCCGCGCAGCCGGCACCACAGCAGGCGCCCGCACCTCAGCAGGCACCTCAGCAGGCACAGCAGCAGCCGCCGTCGGACCAGCAGTCGGTGACCCCGCCGACGGACCCGTACGCGCCCCCGCCGCAGGATCCGCGCCGCCAGCCCTGA